Proteins from one Hypanus sabinus isolate sHypSab1 unplaced genomic scaffold, sHypSab1.hap1 scaffold_1747, whole genome shotgun sequence genomic window:
- the LOC132387331 gene encoding zinc-binding protein A33-like produces MASKGETDSLSEEVICPVCLDFFTDPVTLECGHNFCRSCITRYWEREQRNSCPECREEFADRTLRVNRALANLTQKVRNLNLNPKGKESKLHCEEHEEELKLFCETDKTLICVICAAAQEHREHRFVLIKEAVKIYKDQLKSSLDSLTKKESDFQEKEQQQKEKISGVQEQSHSLQSHITSQFAELRQFITEKEQSLLRDLREEEKRILNPMEKNLLALQENIRIIQEEITKLKEQMDQKDSVIFLKEEARRNRRINDDVQELSVTDETLPVEKFDHLYLLNTVLREMLDAINRVSVTLDVETANPGLEVSEDRKSVRWTGTRRNLPDTGKRFTHWECLLGSEGFTSGRHYWEVEVTWIRFWCLGVAAESVERKRRVSLSPETGFWVIGRYYDVFHRDGDVLHRDCDVSRDLTSPESRLPAGPKPGRVGVYLSYESGTVSFYNAETKSHLHTFTGNKFTGKLYPFFAPWDANQWLRICSGSAPGL; encoded by the exons atggcttcgaaaggagaGACCGACAGTTTGAGCGAGGAGGTGATTTGTCCGGTCTgtctggatttcttcaccgatccggttacactggagtgtggacacaacttctgtcgctcttgtatcacacggtattgggaaagggagcagagaaactcctgcccggaatgtagagaggagtttgctgaccgcaccctcagggtgaatcgggccttagcaaatctgacACAAAAAGTtcgaaatctaaacctgaatccgaaagggaaggaaagtaaacttcactgcgaggaacatgaggaagaactgaagctgttttgtgaaacggacaagacactgatctgtgtaaTCTGTGCAGCTGcgcaggaacacagagagcatCGATttgtgctgattaaagaagctgttaaaatctaCAAG gatcagctaaaatcttccttagactctctcacaaaaaaggaatcagacttccaggaaaaggagcagcaacagaaagagaagatttccggagttcag gaacagtcacacagccttcagtcccacatcacatcccagtttgctgaactgcgccagtttatcactgagaaagagcagagcttactcagggatctcagggaagaggagaagaggattctcaacccaatggagaaaaatcttctgGCTCTTCAAGAGAATATCAGgattattcaggaggaaatcacaaagttaaaggaacagatggatcaaaaagacagtgtgatatttctcaag gaggaagctcgtcggaacagaag gattaatgacgatgtccaggaattgtcagtgacagatgagaccctaccggttgaaaaattcgatcacctctatttgttgaacacagtgctgagagaaatgcttgatgctattaatcgag tctctgtcaccctggatgtggaaacggcgaatCCGGgtctcgaggtgtctgaggatcggaagagtgtgagatggaCCGGGACCCGGaggaatctccctgacaccgggaagagattcacacactgggaatgtttgctggggtcggagggattcacatcggggagacattactgggaggtggaggtgacgtgGATTCGGTTCTGGtgtctgggagtcgccgcagagtctgtggagaggaagagacgggtcagtctgagtccggagaccggattctgggtcatcgGGCGGTATTATGACGTGTTTCATCGGGATGGTGACGTGTTACATCGGGATTGTGACGTGTCCCGTGATCTCACCTCCCCCGAGTCCCGTCTCCCTGCCGGTCCCAaacccgggagggtgggagtttatctcagttacgagtccgggacagtttcattttacaacgcggagaccaagtcccatctccacaccttcactgggaataaattcacggggaaactttatcctttcttcgcGCCCTGGGATGCgaaccagtggctgagaatctgctccggttccgctccgggtctgtaa